A part of Melittangium boletus DSM 14713 genomic DNA contains:
- a CDS encoding immunoglobulin-like domain-containing protein has translation MVIPDSFLSWRTLARQAVLLSALAACGPTDVAAPEPTSELKTTAQSLLPFPLQVSAATSVTGSQTGVWSRMPAVAVGNGMYFLVWMQYGESAPPAIYGQRVRTSDGVALDAAPLLISKGGSSVNLYPSVAFDGANFLVVWEEGLPFVFGRRVRASDGALLDASPRNYGSLPNSFMPQGYPSVTFDGTNYLLTWVGFHDPSQDYVRKVMGRRVRPSDGEPVDDPFAVASDHARSHAASTGGTSLVAWGASNGVKAVRLDTAGQALDASPLVLSPASSRDVRVAAQGGEFLVLWSDNGLWARRVRASDGALLGAAVLVDSAHINTPRTSFDVSFDGAHYRLVWLGTREGAPRLLTARMSPGGSVDAGTEQRLSDIHAVGYDNGVGVAVAGPGQFAVLGTRMPSNNSNVFSQLVNPFSCTPDVTPPIVTCPSTKTFECVYSGQRVLTDFEFGDNCGINYTSTYPNYIGAPYTQTFSVSATDMSGNTTHCHTQWHVVDTKKPTITLYGPSPMTLPYGTPYAEPGYSGDDTCDGFGPWINSQIQVHGTINPYSPGLQAIHYQLTDRAGNTTEMYRFVTVLSP, from the coding sequence ATGGTGATCCCCGACTCCTTCCTCTCCTGGCGCACGCTCGCGCGCCAGGCCGTCTTGCTGAGCGCACTCGCCGCGTGCGGCCCGACCGATGTCGCCGCGCCCGAGCCGACGAGCGAACTGAAGACGACCGCTCAGTCCCTGCTGCCCTTTCCCTTGCAGGTCTCGGCGGCGACGTCAGTGACCGGCTCCCAGACAGGCGTCTGGTCCCGCATGCCCGCGGTGGCGGTGGGCAATGGCATGTATTTCCTGGTCTGGATGCAGTACGGCGAAAGCGCGCCTCCGGCCATCTACGGCCAACGGGTGCGGACCTCGGATGGCGTGGCACTGGACGCGGCGCCCCTGCTCATCTCCAAGGGGGGCTCGTCGGTCAACCTCTATCCGTCCGTGGCCTTCGATGGCGCGAACTTCCTGGTCGTCTGGGAGGAGGGTCTGCCTTTCGTTTTCGGCCGACGGGTGCGGGCCTCGGACGGTGCGCTGCTCGACGCCTCACCCAGGAACTACGGCTCGTTGCCCAACTCCTTCATGCCGCAGGGGTACCCTTCCGTGACGTTCGACGGGACGAACTACCTGCTGACCTGGGTGGGATTCCACGATCCCTCCCAGGACTACGTCCGCAAGGTGATGGGCCGACGGGTGCGGCCCTCGGATGGCGAGCCCGTGGACGATCCCTTCGCCGTTGCCTCGGACCACGCCCGGTCGCACGCCGCCAGTACGGGAGGAACCAGCCTGGTGGCGTGGGGAGCGTCCAACGGCGTCAAGGCGGTGCGGTTGGACACGGCGGGTCAGGCGCTCGACGCGTCGCCGCTCGTGCTCTCGCCAGCGTCCTCGCGAGACGTCCGCGTGGCGGCCCAGGGCGGTGAGTTCCTGGTGCTCTGGTCGGACAACGGTTTGTGGGCCCGGCGCGTGCGGGCCTCGGATGGCGCGCTGCTCGGCGCGGCGGTCCTGGTGGACTCGGCGCACATCAACACGCCGCGGACTTCCTTCGACGTGTCCTTCGATGGCGCGCACTACCGTCTGGTCTGGTTGGGCACGCGCGAGGGCGCGCCCCGGCTGCTCACCGCGCGCATGTCTCCCGGGGGCTCGGTGGACGCGGGGACGGAGCAGCGCCTCTCGGACATCCATGCCGTGGGCTATGACAACGGGGTGGGGGTCGCCGTCGCGGGCCCGGGCCAGTTCGCGGTCCTCGGCACGCGCATGCCCTCGAACAACTCGAATGTCTTCTCCCAGCTCGTCAATCCCTTCTCATGCACGCCGGATGTGACGCCCCCCATCGTCACCTGTCCGTCCACCAAGACGTTCGAGTGTGTCTACAGCGGCCAGCGCGTCCTGACGGACTTCGAGTTCGGAGACAACTGCGGCATCAATTACACGAGCACGTATCCCAACTACATCGGTGCGCCCTATACGCAGACGTTCTCGGTCTCCGCCACGGACATGTCTGGAAACACGACGCACTGCCACACGCAGTGGCATGTCGTGGACACGAAGAAGCCCACGATCACCCTGTACGGCCCCTCGCCCATGACGCTGCCCTACGGCACGCCCTACGCGGAGCCGGGTTATTCGGGCGACGACACGTGTGATGGGTTCGGCCCGTGGATCAACTCCCAGATCCAGGTCCATGGCACGATCAACCCATACAGCCCGGGCCTCCAGGCCATCCACTACCAACTCACCGATCGCGCCGGCAACACCACCGAGATGTATCGCTTCGTGACCGTCCTCTCGCCGTAG
- a CDS encoding IS5 family transposase (programmed frameshift): MARHERVPDVFWRRIQPLLPTCPPRPKGGRPPADDWAYLRGIIFVLKTGIQWEELPQEVFGVSGMTCWRRLRDWYEAGVWQRLQRQLLRALRRRGRLDLRRASVDSSSNACAQRGGATGPNPTDRAKAGSKHHLLVDRRGRPLAANVPDVTQMLPLVDAMPAVSGRRGRPRRRPDNVHGDKSYSSRANRRGLLERGIAPLIARPGVASSDRLGSYRWVVEQRLALLHRFHRLRMRDERRADIHEAFLLLACDLLLLRSLQRFC, translated from the exons ATGGCCCGCCACGAACGGGTCCCGGACGTCTTCTGGCGCCGCATCCAGCCGCTGCTCCCCACTTGTCCGCCCAGGCCCAAAGGAGGTCGGCCTCCAGCGGACGATTGGGCGTACTTGCGCGGCATCATCTTCGTGCTCAAGACGGGCATCCAGTGGGAAGAGCTGCCCCAGGAAGTCTTCGGCGTCAGTGGCATGACGTGCTGGCGCCGCCTGCGCGATTGGTACGAGGCGGGCGTCTGGCAGCGCCTGCAACGGCAGTTGCTGCGCGCGTTGCGCCGACGAGGCCGACTCGACCTGCGCCGAGCCTCGGTCGACTCCTCCAGCA ATGCGTGCGCTCAAAGAGGGGGTGCAACGGGGCCAAACCCGACGGACAGAGCGAAGGCGGGCAGCAAGCATCATCTTCTCGTCGACCGCCGAGGGCGCCCACTCGCGGCCAATGTCCCCGACGTCACCCAGATGTTACCGCTGGTAGACGCCATGCCCGCGGTCAGCGGTAGAAGAGGACGACCGCGACGACGGCCCGACAATGTGCACGGCGACAAGAGCTACTCTTCCCGAGCCAATCGCCGCGGCCTGCTTGAGCGGGGTATCGCCCCGCTCATTGCTCGTCCCGGCGTTGCCTCGAGTGACCGCTTGGGGAGCTACCGCTGGGTGGTGGAGCAGCGCCTGGCTCTGCTCCACCGCTTCCATCGCCTGCGCATGCGCGACGAGCGACGCGCCGACATCCACGAGGCCTTTCTCCTGCTCGCCTGCGACCTCCTGCTCCTGCGCTCTCTCCAGCGGTTTTGTTAG
- a CDS encoding DUF2381 family protein, translated as MTWVAIYIRACAQRQLHLPSKTPEVCIRPELSLTLCFDAKLARVEVEGREWFRRVKLVDDTLTLVASEALHDGERVPVTVYF; from the coding sequence TTGACCTGGGTCGCAATCTACATTCGTGCGTGTGCTCAGCGTCAACTACACCTCCCCAGCAAGACGCCGGAGGTGTGCATCCGGCCGGAATTGTCACTCACCCTGTGCTTCGACGCGAAGCTGGCGCGCGTGGAAGTGGAGGGGCGGGAGTGGTTCCGTCGGGTGAAGCTGGTGGACGACACGCTGACACTCGTGGCCTCGGAGGCGCTGCACGACGGGGAGCGCGTGCCGGTGACGGTCTACTTCTAG
- a CDS encoding LysM peptidoglycan-binding domain-containing protein translates to MKLIEYRVSSGDTLSTIARRHNVQVEVLSRLNSLSDLHRL, encoded by the coding sequence ATGAAGCTCATCGAATACCGGGTCAGCTCGGGTGATACGCTGTCCACGATCGCCCGGCGACACAACGTCCAAGTGGAAGTGTTGTCCCGGCTCAACAGCCTGAGCGATCTTCATCGTCTCTAG
- a CDS encoding LysM peptidoglycan-binding domain-containing protein has translation MLKIPKEPAPSPRLSSQPAMYRVRAGDTLSAIAQRNNTTVEALTLANHLKDPDRLAIGQVLKIPKEHPPTSQAQAKNAKAPSTREPGTKTSNELLFENGKEIGSFGRVSIDEGVNLRAAPGGAILKWLPFNTRVFVSREYPGDCYFVTLDDGSFGYVHSKYVSINPPEPGAVLYKIKKDEGALQIVKKHYKGSAISWGQDERYYVNVLVEANRGKNPSGIYKPYEGADWSKTQTRETFLIWVPTLDFAKSLRGKVSSGSISYEAWQAAKSTASAVGDFYLAYSAFVAGLIHGALESIWDLLTGLVDLIKLIWDILKSIFTKELFSDLKSLWELVQSLKPSQLIDAGINVFLSRWNAPDFLRRWLFRGWVVGYAIAEILMAVVSGAATLVKWAGKAGKFSKLIAKLPKVLKLAEKVTEATKRIPEESLKRIKKVVSRTPDEAPPRRKDHIPWTGARYAEDVDPGDAKLYEKIRNAVDDTLDIAKNLKLKQSVLDKVKDHLFHRVHELPIEPNKTIKANFSPDPDIADLWTKAMKGKLPLDEAKRFLRLMAHEYVESRLMEKGLPYRSSHPDAYKFGYNMPTPKHHGAHDLAPIVDAAREPFGHWEKMLGRKPPKFEFASDLSNLDELVELIWKGSKG, from the coding sequence GTGCTGAAGATTCCGAAGGAGCCCGCACCCAGCCCCCGCCTTTCGTCGCAGCCTGCGATGTATCGGGTCCGCGCGGGGGATACCCTGTCCGCGATAGCTCAGCGCAACAACACCACGGTGGAGGCGCTGACCCTGGCCAATCACCTCAAGGACCCCGACCGCCTTGCGATCGGTCAGGTGCTGAAGATTCCGAAAGAGCACCCTCCCACGTCGCAGGCTCAGGCCAAGAACGCCAAGGCGCCAAGTACCAGGGAGCCAGGGACCAAGACGTCGAATGAGCTCCTGTTCGAGAATGGCAAGGAGATCGGGAGCTTCGGCCGGGTGAGCATTGATGAAGGCGTGAACCTTCGCGCAGCACCCGGTGGAGCGATCCTGAAGTGGCTCCCCTTCAACACCCGAGTCTTCGTGAGCCGTGAGTACCCCGGCGACTGCTACTTCGTGACGCTCGACGATGGGAGCTTCGGCTATGTCCACTCGAAGTACGTAAGCATCAATCCCCCGGAACCTGGGGCCGTCCTCTACAAGATCAAGAAGGACGAAGGTGCCCTGCAGATCGTGAAGAAGCACTATAAGGGCAGTGCCATCTCCTGGGGACAGGACGAGCGCTATTACGTCAATGTCCTCGTCGAGGCCAACCGCGGCAAGAACCCCTCCGGCATCTACAAGCCGTACGAGGGCGCGGATTGGAGCAAGACGCAAACGCGCGAGACCTTCCTCATCTGGGTTCCGACCCTCGACTTCGCCAAGAGCCTGCGGGGCAAGGTGTCTTCGGGCTCCATCAGCTACGAGGCATGGCAGGCCGCCAAGAGCACCGCCTCGGCCGTCGGGGATTTCTACCTGGCCTATTCCGCGTTCGTGGCCGGTCTGATCCACGGTGCCCTGGAGTCGATATGGGATCTCCTGACCGGTCTCGTCGATCTGATCAAGCTGATCTGGGACATTCTCAAGAGCATCTTCACGAAGGAACTCTTCTCGGATCTGAAAAGCCTGTGGGAGTTGGTGCAGTCACTGAAGCCCTCGCAGTTGATCGACGCAGGCATCAATGTATTCCTCTCCCGGTGGAACGCACCGGACTTCCTCCGTCGGTGGCTCTTCCGAGGTTGGGTGGTCGGCTATGCGATCGCCGAGATCCTCATGGCGGTCGTCAGCGGCGCGGCGACCCTCGTGAAGTGGGCAGGCAAGGCCGGAAAGTTCAGCAAGCTCATCGCGAAGCTTCCCAAGGTGCTCAAGCTCGCCGAGAAAGTGACGGAAGCCACCAAGCGCATTCCGGAGGAATCGCTCAAGCGAATCAAGAAGGTCGTGTCCCGGACCCCAGACGAGGCCCCTCCCCGTAGGAAAGATCACATCCCGTGGACAGGAGCCCGATATGCGGAGGACGTCGATCCAGGTGATGCGAAGCTCTACGAGAAGATCCGCAACGCCGTGGATGACACCCTCGACATCGCCAAGAACCTGAAGCTCAAGCAGAGTGTCCTGGACAAGGTCAAGGACCACCTCTTCCACCGCGTGCACGAGCTACCAATCGAACCCAACAAGACCATCAAAGCCAACTTTTCTCCGGACCCAGATATCGCCGATCTCTGGACCAAGGCCATGAAAGGCAAGCTCCCCTTGGACGAGGCGAAACGTTTCCTGCGGCTGATGGCGCATGAATACGTGGAGAGCCGCCTGATGGAAAAGGGGCTGCCGTACCGGTCGTCTCATCCGGACGCCTACAAGTTCGGCTACAACATGCCCACCCCCAAGCATCATGGTGCGCATGATCTGGCACCGATTGTCGACGCGGCCAGGGAGCCGTTCGGACATTGGGAAAAGATGCTGGGGCGGAAGCCGCCCAAGTTCGAGTTCGCCTCAGACCTGTCTAATCTGGACGAACTGGTGGAACTCATCTGGAAGGGAAGCAAGGGATGA
- a CDS encoding response regulator: MLSPIVLISDDEPLVVSALAREARRTGLASVADTTSRHVLELARQHRPAVIILDIHQREDGRDLLARLKQDPETRECKVVILSGVEDQFTRHVCFELGADAYEVKPFDHTFMTRVARMAGLLALSAQGPAASGA; encoded by the coding sequence ATGCTTTCACCGATCGTCCTGATCTCCGATGATGAGCCCCTCGTGGTGTCGGCCCTCGCCCGGGAGGCCCGCCGCACGGGCCTCGCCTCCGTGGCGGACACCACGTCCCGACACGTGTTGGAGCTGGCCCGGCAGCACCGCCCCGCCGTCATCATCCTGGACATCCACCAGCGCGAGGACGGACGGGATCTGCTCGCCCGGCTCAAGCAGGACCCCGAGACGCGCGAGTGCAAGGTCGTCATCCTCAGCGGTGTGGAGGACCAGTTCACCCGCCATGTGTGCTTCGAGCTCGGCGCGGACGCCTACGAGGTGAAGCCCTTCGACCACACCTTCATGACGCGGGTGGCGCGCATGGCTGGCCTCCTCGCCCTGTCCGCCCAAGGTCCGGCGGCCTCAGGCGCGTAG